A portion of the Sphaerochaeta pleomorpha str. Grapes genome contains these proteins:
- a CDS encoding ABC transporter substrate-binding protein, with the protein MKKILTVLLALLCGTVLFAGGAKEGSSAATTGYKDTIVFGQGADVTSFDPHVGKETPAVAVTNHIYDTLVDTDPVTGEVVPQIAERWEQLSPVSYRFFIRKGLTFHNGEELKADDVKFSLDRAIASASVSYIVDFIKEVVVEDDYTVVVTTKAPYGPTLRNLAVPFAAIVPKDYVSANPDALKMKPVGSGPYKFVSWAQSDNVKLEAFDSYFKGAPKTKYLVMKVIPEAAQRTIALETGEIDLSYDILVSDMKRVEANKNLTLFEAPSLTCFYISFNMKKAPFDNQLVRQAINMAIDRQLLVDTVNNGTGAAADEIIAPAVYGYYSTGVWEYNPTKAKELLAQAGYPNGFSCTLWVNNNQSRVEMCQAIQEMLREIGITCKVEVMEFGTFISRSTAGEHDMGYFGWVTSTKDGDYTYYSLEHSSQQGAPGNRSFINDSEVDRLVELGRTSADTKVRDAAYKDLALRLKEVANNAPIIYTAITAGASNKVQDFVLDPIGYHRLEGISVTK; encoded by the coding sequence ATGAAAAAGATTCTGACTGTACTTCTCGCGCTGCTCTGTGGTACTGTGCTTTTTGCCGGTGGTGCCAAAGAAGGATCTTCTGCAGCCACAACAGGCTACAAAGACACCATTGTCTTTGGCCAAGGTGCTGATGTCACTTCCTTTGACCCTCATGTTGGTAAAGAAACCCCGGCTGTAGCAGTCACCAACCACATTTACGACACGCTTGTCGATACCGACCCGGTAACCGGTGAGGTAGTTCCCCAGATTGCTGAGAGATGGGAACAACTCTCCCCTGTTTCCTATCGCTTCTTCATCCGCAAGGGACTTACGTTCCACAATGGCGAAGAACTGAAGGCCGATGACGTAAAATTCTCTCTCGACCGTGCCATCGCCAGTGCTTCTGTTTCCTACATTGTCGACTTCATCAAAGAGGTTGTCGTTGAGGACGATTATACGGTAGTTGTTACCACGAAGGCCCCCTATGGACCAACGCTCCGCAACCTTGCCGTTCCCTTTGCAGCAATTGTCCCTAAAGACTATGTCAGTGCCAATCCCGATGCACTGAAGATGAAACCAGTCGGAAGTGGCCCTTACAAGTTTGTGTCCTGGGCACAGAGTGATAATGTAAAGCTTGAAGCCTTCGACAGCTATTTCAAGGGTGCCCCGAAAACCAAGTATCTGGTCATGAAGGTCATTCCCGAAGCTGCCCAGCGTACTATCGCCCTCGAAACTGGCGAGATCGACCTTTCCTACGATATTTTGGTTTCTGACATGAAACGCGTTGAGGCTAACAAGAACCTTACCCTTTTTGAGGCTCCTTCCCTTACCTGTTTCTACATTTCCTTTAACATGAAGAAAGCTCCCTTTGACAATCAGTTGGTCCGTCAGGCAATCAACATGGCTATCGACCGCCAGCTTCTCGTTGACACAGTAAACAATGGAACCGGTGCAGCTGCAGATGAAATCATTGCACCTGCTGTCTATGGCTACTATTCAACAGGTGTCTGGGAATATAATCCGACCAAGGCAAAGGAACTCCTTGCCCAGGCTGGTTATCCCAACGGGTTCTCCTGCACCCTCTGGGTCAATAACAACCAGAGTCGTGTAGAAATGTGCCAGGCTATCCAGGAAATGCTCCGTGAAATCGGAATTACCTGTAAGGTCGAAGTAATGGAATTCGGTACTTTTATCAGCCGTTCAACCGCAGGCGAGCATGACATGGGTTATTTTGGCTGGGTAACATCTACCAAAGATGGCGACTACACCTATTATTCCCTGGAACACAGCTCACAGCAGGGTGCCCCAGGAAACAGATCCTTTATCAATGATTCTGAAGTAGACCGCCTTGTCGAACTTGGTCGCACCAGTGCAGACACCAAAGTTCGTGACGCAGCATACAAAGATCTTGCCCTTAGGTTGAAGGAAGTTGCGAACAATGCTCCGATTATCTACACTGCCATCACAGCCGGTGCCAGTAACAAGGTCCAGGACTTTGTACTGGATCCAATTGGCTATCATAGGCTTGAGGGCATTTCCGTAACCAAATAA
- a CDS encoding ABC transporter ATP-binding protein — protein sequence MAENKKSELVRVENLKKYFNTPNGTLHAVDDVTFTINKGETLGVVGESGCGKSTLGRTILRLHEPTEGKVFFEGKEITNLEKNDMKALRRDMQIIFQDPFASLNPRMTVAETIGESLLIQKIFTRRQGAELRARVANLMELVGLSPRLINSYPHELDGGRRQRIGIARVLALDPKFVVCDEPVSALDVSIQAQILNLMQDLQDEFGLTYLFITHDLSVVKHLSNDILVMYLGQMVEKAPSQVLFANSLHPYTQALLSAIPVPDPDYETNRVLLQGELTSPIDPGPGCRFAKRCPYVSEACRKGDIPFKEVESGHFVACNLV from the coding sequence ATGGCTGAGAACAAGAAGTCTGAATTGGTACGGGTCGAGAACCTGAAAAAATATTTCAACACCCCAAACGGAACCCTCCATGCCGTCGATGACGTCACTTTTACGATCAACAAAGGGGAGACCCTTGGTGTCGTAGGGGAATCGGGATGCGGAAAATCGACACTGGGAAGAACCATTCTCCGGTTGCATGAACCAACCGAGGGAAAGGTTTTCTTCGAGGGCAAGGAAATCACCAATCTGGAAAAAAATGACATGAAAGCGCTTAGGCGAGACATGCAGATTATTTTCCAAGATCCTTTTGCTTCGTTGAACCCCAGGATGACTGTAGCCGAGACCATCGGTGAAAGTCTGCTCATCCAGAAAATTTTTACCCGTCGCCAAGGGGCAGAACTACGGGCAAGGGTTGCAAACCTCATGGAATTGGTCGGACTTTCCCCGCGTCTCATCAATAGCTATCCCCATGAACTCGATGGCGGGAGAAGGCAGCGCATCGGCATTGCCCGCGTACTCGCACTCGATCCGAAGTTCGTTGTCTGTGATGAGCCGGTTTCCGCCTTGGATGTTTCCATACAAGCCCAGATCCTTAATCTGATGCAGGACCTTCAGGATGAATTCGGTTTGACGTATCTGTTTATTACCCATGATCTCTCGGTGGTAAAACATTTGTCAAATGACATTCTGGTTATGTACTTGGGACAGATGGTTGAAAAAGCACCCTCGCAAGTATTGTTCGCCAACAGCTTGCACCCCTACACCCAGGCGTTGCTTTCGGCAATTCCTGTTCCAGATCCAGATTATGAGACCAACCGTGTCTTGTTGCAGGGGGAACTGACAAGCCCGATAGACCCTGGTCCGGGATGTAGGTTTGCAAAACGTTGCCCGTATGTTTCCGAGGCCTGTAGAAAGGGTGACATTCCTTTCAAAGAAGTTGAAAGCGGTCATTTCGTCGCGTGTAACTTGGTATAG
- a CDS encoding ABC transporter ATP-binding protein, with product MSNQKELIKIEDLTIHYETDDGIVKALNGVSLSMKEGETLGLVGETGAGKTTLARGILALVPSPPGVIKGGKITFQGNDLLKFTENQMRNVRGNAISMIFQDPMTSLNPVMSVGDQIMEVVEAHNKEMDKSEICKQANRMLEMVGISADRAHEYPHQFSGGMKQRVIIAIALACNPVLLIADEPTTALDVTIQAQVLDMIRALKARLNTAMLLITHDLGVVAQNCDRVAIIYAGEIVEIGSLHHIFKEGKHPYTLGLLGSIPSLTKNVKRLSPIKGLMPDPTDLPPGCKFSPRCKFSCAECNENVPNLYEVSEGHWVRCILCKDEVQHG from the coding sequence ATGAGTAACCAAAAAGAATTGATCAAGATAGAAGACCTGACAATTCATTATGAGACCGATGACGGCATCGTCAAGGCACTCAATGGGGTCTCTCTAAGCATGAAAGAAGGGGAAACCCTGGGACTCGTAGGGGAAACTGGAGCCGGTAAAACAACCTTGGCCAGGGGAATCCTTGCCTTAGTCCCCTCCCCTCCGGGAGTTATCAAAGGCGGGAAGATTACGTTCCAAGGAAATGACCTACTGAAATTTACCGAAAACCAGATGCGCAATGTACGGGGCAATGCGATTTCCATGATCTTCCAGGATCCCATGACCAGCCTTAACCCGGTCATGTCCGTCGGGGACCAGATTATGGAAGTTGTCGAAGCCCACAACAAGGAAATGGACAAATCGGAGATTTGCAAGCAGGCAAACAGGATGCTGGAAATGGTTGGTATTTCCGCCGACCGTGCCCATGAGTACCCCCACCAGTTTTCAGGGGGCATGAAACAGAGGGTAATCATTGCCATAGCCTTGGCCTGCAACCCTGTCTTACTGATTGCCGACGAACCTACCACTGCCCTCGATGTTACCATCCAGGCCCAGGTACTCGATATGATCAGGGCTTTGAAGGCCCGCTTGAATACGGCAATGTTGTTGATTACCCATGACCTTGGGGTAGTTGCCCAGAACTGTGACCGTGTGGCTATCATCTATGCAGGCGAGATCGTGGAAATCGGAAGTCTCCACCATATTTTCAAGGAAGGAAAACACCCCTACACCCTCGGCTTGCTAGGGTCGATTCCATCCCTCACTAAGAATGTAAAACGATTGAGCCCCATAAAGGGACTTATGCCTGACCCTACCGATTTGCCGCCAGGTTGTAAGTTTTCCCCCCGGTGCAAATTTTCCTGTGCTGAATGCAACGAAAATGTTCCAAACCTGTACGAAGTAAGCGAAGGACATTGGGTAAGGTGCATTCTCTGCAAAGACGAGGTACAGCATGGCTGA
- a CDS encoding ABC transporter permease — translation MNVLQDKKKQRSLGAETWRRFKKNKLALAGMFVLVALVTIALTTMVIDLVTDNAIYNSHVIKQNLRLRLQGPSSEHIFGLDEFGRDIFLRMLWAVRYSLFMGTVAIALSTIVGGLLGSLAGYYGKVTDNVIMRIMDVLLAIPSMLLATAIVAALGTSLTNVLIAIAISYVPTFARTVRASVLTIKDQEFIEAARAMGASDLRIIFKYILPNSMAPLIVQATLGVAGAILSIAGLSFLGLGIQPPTPEWGSMLSSARSYIREGWHITVIPGLGIMITILALNVMGDGLRDALDPRLKN, via the coding sequence ATGAACGTATTGCAAGATAAGAAAAAACAAAGGTCTTTGGGTGCCGAAACCTGGAGACGGTTCAAGAAAAACAAATTGGCATTGGCAGGCATGTTTGTACTTGTGGCCCTGGTAACCATAGCGCTTACCACCATGGTCATTGACTTGGTAACTGACAATGCCATCTATAACAGCCATGTTATCAAGCAGAATCTCAGGTTGCGGCTCCAAGGTCCAAGTTCCGAGCATATTTTCGGTTTGGATGAGTTCGGCCGTGATATTTTTTTGCGAATGCTCTGGGCTGTACGCTATTCGCTGTTCATGGGAACAGTAGCAATTGCCCTGTCTACTATAGTCGGGGGCCTTCTAGGATCACTCGCAGGATACTACGGCAAGGTAACCGATAATGTAATCATGCGTATTATGGATGTTCTGCTGGCTATTCCTTCCATGTTACTCGCTACAGCGATCGTCGCGGCATTGGGTACGAGCCTGACCAATGTCTTGATTGCAATCGCCATCAGCTATGTACCCACTTTCGCCCGTACGGTAAGAGCTTCTGTGCTAACCATAAAGGACCAGGAGTTCATTGAAGCCGCCCGAGCCATGGGTGCAAGCGACTTGCGTATCATCTTCAAGTATATTCTCCCCAATTCCATGGCCCCACTGATTGTGCAGGCTACCTTGGGGGTTGCCGGTGCAATTCTTTCCATCGCGGGGCTTTCCTTCCTGGGCTTGGGAATTCAACCCCCGACACCCGAGTGGGGTTCGATGCTCTCTTCAGCCCGTTCCTATATCCGCGAGGGTTGGCATATCACGGTAATTCCAGGACTGGGAATCATGATTACCATCTTGGCTCTCAACGTCATGGGAGACGGCCTGAGAGACGCACTTGACCCAAGATTGAAAAACTAG
- a CDS encoding ABC transporter permease: MGKYILKRLFMMIPVLLGVTFIVFFIMSLTPGDPAAIILGDQASAEALALKRIELGLNDPLIIRYAKYMGNLLQGDLGTSYKNQISVAAQVWDKFPNTAMLAVAGIFVALLIGIPVGILSAKKQYTVMDTSSMVLSLIGVSMPNFWLGLLLSLLFALKLGWLPSQGMGQGFLPLLRSLVLPAITLGTGAAATVVRMTRSSMLEVIRQDYISTARAKGISEKQVTNRHMLKNALIPIVTAVGLQFGQLLGGAMLTETIFSWPGLGRLMVESITSKDIPMVLGAVIFMAVMFSFVNLCVDILYAFIDPRIKSQYGKGFGKKKGVAA, encoded by the coding sequence ATGGGGAAATACATTCTCAAGCGTCTCTTTATGATGATCCCGGTGTTGCTCGGCGTAACGTTCATTGTTTTCTTTATCATGTCCCTTACGCCGGGAGACCCCGCAGCCATCATTCTAGGAGACCAGGCAAGTGCGGAAGCCCTTGCGCTTAAACGAATTGAGCTGGGGCTCAATGATCCTTTGATCATACGCTATGCAAAGTACATGGGAAACTTGTTGCAAGGTGACCTCGGCACATCCTACAAGAACCAGATCAGCGTGGCAGCCCAGGTATGGGACAAATTCCCCAATACCGCAATGCTTGCGGTTGCGGGTATTTTCGTTGCCCTGCTTATTGGAATACCTGTCGGTATTTTATCGGCAAAAAAGCAATACACCGTGATGGACACCTCTTCGATGGTGCTTTCCCTTATCGGGGTTTCCATGCCTAACTTTTGGCTCGGGCTGCTTTTGTCCCTCCTTTTTGCCTTAAAACTGGGGTGGCTTCCTTCCCAAGGTATGGGCCAAGGTTTTCTGCCCTTGCTGCGCTCGCTCGTCCTTCCTGCCATTACCCTCGGGACAGGGGCTGCCGCAACTGTTGTAAGGATGACAAGGTCTTCCATGCTCGAAGTAATTCGCCAAGACTATATTAGTACGGCCAGGGCAAAGGGTATCAGTGAAAAACAAGTAACCAACCGGCACATGCTCAAGAATGCACTAATTCCCATTGTTACTGCAGTAGGATTGCAATTCGGCCAGCTACTTGGGGGAGCAATGCTCACCGAGACAATCTTTTCCTGGCCTGGCTTGGGGCGTTTGATGGTCGAGTCGATAACCAGCAAGGATATCCCGATGGTTCTGGGGGCTGTTATCTTCATGGCAGTCATGTTCTCCTTCGTAAATCTCTGCGTTGATATTCTCTACGCTTTCATTGACCCACGGATTAAATCCCAGTACGGCAAAGGCTTTGGAAAGAAAAAGGGTGTAGCTGCATGA
- a CDS encoding M55 family metallopeptidase yields the protein MKIYISTDMEGIEGISSWNEMEPNVRGRECAALLKQELTWVIDELFRMEREDKLFAIEEICICDSHSRGENLSFGSFGDERVNHIKGYPRHSYMMEGLDESFDVVFLIGYHAMIGTLHGMMDHSYSASCIYNARLNGRTVGEVEINAYFAGLFGVPIAMISGDDVLEQQLKDFFQVPYVCTKQGLGRFTGKMFSPEYVEKKFREKTREAIGNYRDLEVKHFEGTYELEIDLTTTVVADAVAIVPGIIRLSGRTVAYRSKNYSDVFRMILTIAIVGGRFSQYT from the coding sequence ATGAAAATTTATATTTCAACTGACATGGAAGGAATCGAAGGGATCTCGTCCTGGAATGAGATGGAACCGAATGTAAGGGGCAGGGAATGTGCAGCCTTGCTCAAGCAGGAATTGACTTGGGTAATTGATGAATTATTTCGGATGGAAAGAGAAGACAAGCTCTTTGCAATCGAAGAAATCTGTATCTGTGATTCCCATTCCAGGGGAGAAAACCTCTCTTTCGGATCGTTTGGTGATGAGCGGGTCAACCATATCAAGGGCTACCCCCGCCATTCCTATATGATGGAAGGCCTGGATGAAAGTTTCGATGTAGTATTTCTCATCGGCTACCATGCCATGATCGGTACCCTTCACGGCATGATGGACCATTCCTATTCCGCTTCCTGCATTTACAATGCCCGCTTGAATGGCAGAACCGTAGGGGAAGTAGAGATCAATGCCTATTTCGCCGGTTTATTCGGAGTACCGATAGCAATGATCAGCGGCGATGATGTGCTGGAGCAGCAGCTCAAGGATTTTTTCCAGGTACCCTATGTTTGCACAAAACAAGGTCTTGGGCGATTCACTGGGAAAATGTTCTCACCCGAGTATGTTGAAAAGAAATTCAGGGAAAAGACCAGGGAAGCGATTGGCAACTATAGGGACTTGGAGGTCAAACACTTCGAGGGAACCTATGAACTTGAAATTGACTTAACCACTACAGTCGTTGCCGATGCTGTAGCTATAGTACCAGGGATCATACGGCTTTCAGGCCGGACGGTTGCCTACCGTTCAAAGAACTATAGCGATGTTTTCAGGATGATTCTGACAATTGCCATCGTAGGAGGCCGGTTCTCCCAGTACACCTAA
- a CDS encoding MurR/RpiR family transcriptional regulator encodes MVRDKIRKNLASMSLSYHEIAVYILENYDEIGFTSVNELSKKIGVSNASLVRFTQFMEFKGYKEFREAIQDEVKNKLNKDTQVALNELDILPATKQLEKLAENEIFNLSKTLHDINVQTLSKMVQKVFESEKIFISGFGVSKNIMQIFEYALVSMQIKEIIGITGSISDYNPRLHSIKPGDILFVMTLPPYSIEAIQVATYAKGKGADVFLFTDSPLCPIYSFASAVVRCENNSLLLTNSYVGMVAIVQVLINMLLLNSKENLLTGMKTVVEDERAAYQFVKIQKDMFI; translated from the coding sequence ATGGTTCGAGACAAGATCAGAAAAAACCTCGCTTCGATGTCTCTTTCGTATCATGAGATTGCGGTCTATATACTGGAAAACTATGATGAGATCGGATTCACCTCTGTAAATGAATTAAGTAAAAAAATTGGAGTGAGCAATGCATCCTTGGTACGGTTCACCCAATTCATGGAATTCAAGGGGTACAAGGAATTTCGGGAAGCTATCCAGGATGAGGTCAAGAACAAACTGAATAAGGACACCCAGGTAGCCTTAAATGAGCTTGATATACTTCCGGCCACAAAACAGCTGGAAAAACTTGCCGAGAATGAAATCTTCAACTTGAGCAAGACACTCCATGATATCAATGTCCAGACTCTTTCCAAAATGGTCCAGAAGGTTTTTGAATCCGAGAAAATATTCATCAGTGGTTTTGGTGTCAGCAAGAATATTATGCAGATTTTTGAATATGCCCTGGTAAGCATGCAGATAAAGGAAATTATCGGCATTACAGGATCTATCTCAGATTACAATCCAAGGTTGCACTCGATAAAACCAGGCGACATTCTCTTTGTCATGACGCTCCCTCCATATTCCATCGAGGCAATCCAGGTAGCAACCTATGCCAAGGGAAAAGGTGCGGACGTATTTTTGTTCACCGACTCCCCCCTGTGCCCGATTTATTCGTTTGCTAGCGCCGTAGTGCGTTGTGAAAACAATTCTTTGCTCCTAACGAATTCCTATGTAGGAATGGTTGCCATAGTACAGGTTTTGATAAACATGTTATTGCTGAACAGCAAGGAAAACCTACTTACGGGAATGAAAACGGTTGTTGAAGATGAAAGGGCTGCGTACCAATTTGTTAAAATCCAGAAGGATATGTTCATATGA
- a CDS encoding metallophosphoesterase family protein: MKIAFISDIHGNLQAFEAVVKDFTKEHVEAVIFLGDLIFYGLYPRQCYDLLVSLHPICCIKGNTDANLEELETFVPVSPQERILYENIQFCNEQLSPEAKVTIASWPIAKRITLENEEILVCHGSPYHFKDQLSLQSRQLEELAARIEKEPVNHIYCGHTHIPQIFSLKEKRIVNAGAVGYSFDRDNRASYCLTTIEKGQWENMIKRVEYPVDEYAKEVLAIPRFGHNLWYILKQGTFEKKL, from the coding sequence ATGAAAATAGCTTTTATAAGTGACATTCATGGCAACCTGCAGGCCTTTGAAGCTGTGGTGAAAGACTTTACAAAAGAACACGTCGAGGCAGTCATCTTTTTGGGTGATTTAATTTTCTATGGGCTCTATCCCCGTCAGTGTTATGACTTGCTTGTCTCCTTACATCCGATTTGCTGCATCAAGGGCAATACCGATGCAAACTTGGAAGAGCTTGAAACGTTTGTCCCGGTTTCACCACAAGAGAGGATTCTGTATGAGAATATTCAATTTTGTAACGAGCAACTTTCCCCAGAGGCTAAAGTTACTATAGCCTCCTGGCCTATTGCAAAGAGAATCACCTTGGAGAATGAAGAGATACTAGTCTGCCATGGCAGTCCCTACCATTTCAAAGATCAGTTATCCCTGCAAAGCAGGCAACTCGAAGAATTGGCCGCCAGGATTGAAAAAGAACCGGTTAACCATATTTATTGTGGCCATACGCACATTCCGCAGATCTTTAGCCTGAAAGAGAAACGCATAGTGAATGCAGGGGCCGTAGGGTACTCCTTTGACAGGGACAACAGAGCTTCCTATTGCCTGACAACCATTGAAAAGGGACAGTGGGAAAATATGATAAAAAGGGTGGAATATCCAGTAGACGAGTATGCCAAAGAAGTCTTGGCTATCCCGCGGTTTGGGCATAATCTCTGGTATATCCTGAAGCAAGGGACATTCGAAAAGAAACTATAA
- a CDS encoding FAD-dependent oxidoreductase gives MGMQTFEHIAVQSLEEATSLLDVEKGKAVAIAGGTDILGILKDEVHAENPAFLVDLKTIKGLDHIIHDANGITVGTLTKLSDLAKDKTVREKLPLLAKAAHAVASPQIRNMGTVGGNICQEPRCWYYRNYENTFHCLRKGGQKCPALTGENRFHSIFGSVPVGKPGCSASCPDSVDIPLYMEKIRIGEIEEASRIILEKNPMPAITGRICPHFCEQGCNRGEIDSAVSIRSIERHIGDFILENQETWKKESIQENGRSVAVIGGGPAGLSCAYYLRLKGFTVTIFEKQPKLGGMLRYGIPEFRLSGKIMDRQIEFLVSTGIRVSTSQVLGKDFTLDSLKHEGFEAIFLAVGSWVPKSLGIEGEQHRNVLSGIYFLEAVKRTGSPNLKGTVAVIGGGNTAIDAARTALRCGAKHVALLYRRTQNEMPSEAEEIEDAKREGVELHFLTSPKKAVLEGNTLVGLQCCKMQLGDLDASGRRRPIEIPGSEFLFKADWVIAAIGQDQNLKGLEALKPTKGNGIEVNPLTMETSIERIYAGGDIVSGPATAVEAIAAGRLASHAIEASLLKEKKAMVSPTAQILRPELREINREAFTTSPRITVEEIAVSNRSLKKEDYQTIGREKIELEAHRCFDCSCVAVNASDLAPALIALKAMIKTTKRNIPAEDFFSAALMKTTVLADDELVQEIFIPLPKENSRGSFEKFRIRNSIDFPIVSVAAVITCKDDVITEARVVLGAVAPIPVRASKVEKMLIGKKITEATAAMAGKIIGKEAFPLACNRYKVQIAQELTRKAILGV, from the coding sequence ATGGGAATGCAAACGTTCGAACATATAGCGGTACAATCACTTGAAGAAGCTACAAGCCTGTTGGATGTCGAAAAAGGGAAGGCTGTTGCCATAGCTGGGGGAACCGATATCCTAGGAATCCTCAAAGACGAAGTCCATGCTGAAAATCCAGCTTTCCTTGTCGATTTGAAAACAATCAAGGGCTTGGACCATATCATACACGATGCAAACGGAATTACCGTGGGCACCCTGACAAAACTCAGTGACCTTGCCAAGGACAAAACAGTCCGGGAAAAACTCCCCTTACTTGCCAAAGCCGCCCATGCGGTGGCCTCCCCGCAAATCAGGAATATGGGCACAGTCGGGGGCAATATCTGTCAGGAACCCAGGTGCTGGTACTACAGAAACTATGAAAACACCTTTCACTGCCTTCGCAAGGGTGGGCAGAAATGCCCAGCCCTGACAGGGGAAAACCGATTTCATTCCATTTTCGGTTCTGTGCCCGTAGGCAAGCCGGGTTGCAGTGCCTCTTGTCCCGATTCTGTCGATATTCCTCTTTACATGGAAAAAATACGTATAGGGGAGATAGAGGAAGCAAGCCGGATTATCCTGGAAAAGAATCCGATGCCTGCCATTACAGGCCGGATCTGTCCACATTTCTGCGAGCAGGGATGCAACCGCGGCGAAATCGACAGTGCAGTGTCTATCAGGTCCATAGAGAGGCATATCGGAGACTTTATCCTGGAGAACCAGGAAACCTGGAAAAAAGAAAGTATACAGGAAAATGGCAGGAGTGTTGCTGTTATCGGTGGAGGCCCTGCAGGCCTAAGTTGCGCCTATTACCTTCGCTTAAAAGGCTTTACCGTTACCATATTTGAAAAACAGCCTAAGCTAGGGGGAATGCTCCGCTATGGAATTCCAGAATTCAGGCTATCTGGCAAAATAATGGACAGACAAATCGAATTTCTCGTCTCTACAGGCATACGGGTAAGCACATCACAAGTCCTGGGAAAGGACTTTACCCTGGACAGTCTCAAGCATGAGGGATTCGAGGCAATATTTCTGGCTGTGGGCTCATGGGTTCCAAAATCTTTGGGAATCGAAGGTGAACAACACAGGAACGTTCTCAGCGGAATCTATTTTCTGGAAGCTGTCAAACGAACGGGTTCTCCAAACCTGAAAGGTACGGTTGCTGTCATCGGTGGAGGGAATACCGCAATCGATGCAGCACGTACCGCGCTTCGATGCGGGGCAAAACACGTAGCCCTCCTGTATAGAAGAACCCAGAATGAGATGCCCTCGGAAGCCGAGGAAATAGAAGATGCAAAAAGAGAGGGAGTCGAGCTACACTTTCTCACTTCCCCTAAAAAAGCAGTTTTGGAAGGGAATACCCTTGTAGGTCTCCAATGTTGCAAGATGCAGCTTGGCGACCTCGATGCATCAGGAAGGAGAAGACCGATAGAGATTCCTGGCAGTGAATTCCTTTTCAAAGCAGATTGGGTAATCGCCGCTATCGGGCAGGACCAGAACCTGAAAGGACTGGAAGCGCTCAAACCGACCAAAGGGAATGGTATCGAAGTCAATCCACTTACCATGGAAACCAGCATAGAACGAATTTATGCAGGAGGCGATATTGTAAGCGGACCGGCAACCGCGGTAGAAGCCATTGCAGCAGGCAGACTCGCATCACATGCCATCGAAGCATCGCTTCTAAAAGAAAAGAAAGCTATGGTAAGCCCCACAGCACAGATATTGAGACCCGAACTCCGAGAGATTAACAGAGAAGCCTTTACAACCTCACCGAGAATCACAGTTGAAGAAATTGCAGTCTCCAATCGTAGCCTGAAAAAGGAAGATTACCAAACGATTGGCCGGGAAAAAATCGAACTGGAAGCCCATCGTTGCTTCGACTGTAGCTGTGTCGCAGTAAATGCTTCAGACTTGGCCCCAGCGCTTATAGCCCTTAAAGCAATGATAAAAACAACAAAAAGGAATATCCCTGCCGAAGATTTTTTCTCTGCCGCTCTCATGAAAACAACGGTGCTCGCCGATGATGAACTCGTTCAGGAGATTTTCATCCCCTTGCCAAAGGAAAACTCCAGGGGAAGCTTTGAAAAATTTAGGATCAGGAACTCGATTGACTTTCCTATCGTGAGTGTGGCGGCAGTGATCACCTGTAAAGACGACGTTATAACCGAAGCCAGGGTCGTGCTCGGGGCGGTTGCACCAATACCGGTGAGAGCATCGAAAGTCGAGAAAATGCTCATCGGCAAAAAGATAACCGAAGCAACTGCTGCCATGGCGGGAAAAATCATTGGCAAGGAAGCCTTTCCGCTTGCCTGCAACCGGTATAAAGTCCAAATAGCACAGGAACTGACGAGGAAAGCAATCCTGGGGGTATAG